One Streptosporangium sp. NBC_01495 DNA window includes the following coding sequences:
- a CDS encoding PRC-barrel domain containing protein — protein sequence MQPELWNYRTDVYGQDRTLDVAGYHVEATDGKIGSVDEATYEVGESYLVVDTGPWIFGKKVLLPASTVTQIDPQEKKIYVARTKQEIKDAPEFDESNFKEPAYRDRVGEYYGRFPFGGGPGAF from the coding sequence ATGCAGCCTGAGCTCTGGAACTATCGCACCGACGTGTACGGCCAGGACAGGACGCTCGACGTCGCCGGGTACCACGTCGAGGCCACCGACGGGAAGATCGGCTCCGTCGACGAGGCGACGTACGAGGTCGGCGAGAGCTACCTCGTCGTCGACACGGGCCCGTGGATCTTCGGTAAGAAGGTCCTCCTGCCCGCGAGTACGGTGACGCAGATCGATCCGCAGGAGAAGAAGATCTACGTCGCGCGCACCAAGCAGGAGATCAAGGATGCCCCCGAGTTCGACGAGTCGAACTTCAAGGAGCCCGCGTATCGCGACCGCGTCGGCGAGTACTACGGCCGCTTCCCCTTCGGCGGCGGACCGGGTGCCTTCTGA